The genome window ACTTAGTTATTCTTTATTTTTGCTACAGTTCTCAGATAGTTCTGTCACATGCCACAAAAATGGACCGAATTCCTCTGGAATCATGCCACAGTTTTCTGGTAGTCACTTCCCCAAAGCGAACATTCTGTCATGGTCGTTCTGTCATAGTGTCTGAAGCGGGATTAATTCTAAGGTTCAGTTCGGTCACTAGCTTTAGGCAGGTCTAGATCTTAGGTAGATAGGTCACTTCCCACCAAATTGACCTCGTTCTTTGGCAGTTCTGCTGCAATTCTTAGTTAGTTCTGTCACGGTGTGAAAAAAGATTAATTCTTAGGATCGTGTctatggatgttgtcattcatccaggtctttgTATTCTCAGGGAATTCAATCAacagcaactggactgttcagttcaTCTTAGAAGATGTTTTCGCCTCtcccaagtaggcttcatcagttaatgctcatagacttaaattggtccgatctagtcttatTCTTTGGATCAATTCTAAGGAAGTCACTTTCAGCAAAATTGGCTTAGTTCGTAggaagttattttcattgaaacggGTCAAGATTTTAGTTCTCTCACCGCAAAACTGACTTTGTTATTCTGTGTTTCTTGCACGGTTCTTACGTAGTTTGGTAATTGTGCATGTGTAGAAAAATGGACAAAGAGTTTGAAGTCTTGAATTATGTCATGGTTTGCAAAGCAGGATTCATTCTAAGGTGGTTCTGTCACTTTTCTTGGGGTGGGTTCGATATTTTAGGTACTCTGCGATCAGATGTAGTTTTGGTTGGTAGTTCTGACTCGGTTCTTATGTCCTGATGCCTGAAGTGGGATCTGTCACTTGGTGTGAAGTGGGTTCAGTGCCCAGGCAGTTCAGTAACCTTGCTTTAAGCGGCTTAAGTTCTTAGGTGGTTCCGCCACAGTTCTCAGCAGGATGGATTCTAAGGTAGTTTTATCACACAAAAAACATACATGGTTTTGTCTCTTAGCTTGGTCAGTTGCAAGCACGCTACTTACCAACAACAGGAGGTCCGAGCATGATCCCAAACCCGCCAAAGAACATGACAATTCCGTGGGCTTGTGTGAGTCTGTCCAAGCCAACAATCTTCGTGGTTATGTAAGAGGTGATGGACCAGTTTCCTGAGAAGAAGCCCAGGACGGCGCAGAGGATCTGCAGTCCAATGTAGCTCTTGGTGATGGGGATGAGCAGCAGCACGGCACCACCAGCAAACATGGTGAAGGCATACAAATAGATGCTATTGATCCACCTGATGTCCACCATGATACCCAGCACCAGTTTGCCCACGCAGGTTGCTATGGCCCCAATGGACACCAGAGGAATGACGCTGACTTCTTCGATCAGTCCCTGGCTCTGAGCCACGTCCTCGATGAAGAGCACCGGAGGGAACGCTCCCAGGCTGAACAGGAAGACCGCAATGCAGAAGGCCACCATGGCTTGGTTCTGCAGAATCTCATACATGGAGTGCATGTACTTGGAGTAGGCCTGCTTCTTCTTCTTGATCACTTTCATGATGCCCAACCGAGCCAGGAGGCTGCTTCTCTTCTCCACCTGAATGGCGGAGTCTTTGCCGTCAATGGTGATGAGAAGCTCCTTCACCATCAGACTTTTCTCCTGAGCGGACGTGGTGGACCCGTTTCCGATCTTCAGCTCGTCCAACTGGGGCTTCTCGAAGAGCTGCTCCTCCGTGTTGCGCTCCAGAGCCGCCTTCTGCTTGAGGTAGTAGCCCGGCATGTTGAGGGGCCTCATGAAGCCAGCGCAGGCCATGAGGTTCAGCGCCAGAGCTCCAATGATTAGAAGGCAGCCGTCCAGGCCGTAGAGCACGATCAGCTCGTTCTGAGCGGTGGCGTAGATGAAGGCGCCGACGCTGGTGCCTGCAGGACACAAACCGACTGGAGTCAAGGGATGCCACGGAGAGACTTGCCAGGACACGTGTCAGCAATATTTGCATGCAAAAACAGACGTCACACAATTTATTTCaactgttttagtacaaaacatgcatgaaAATACATTCAAGtttcataaaaaaatgtataaaacttATTATGGGCCCTAAAGTTTGACCCCATAATAAGTTGAATTGACTTAaaggtgtcatgtctgtgttcatgtttttgtttggccatgtgctgttttgttttttggacacttccttagttccttgtttcacttcctggttttgtttgtcaccatagcaaccattagtttcacctgttccacgtttggactcacacgcacctgtctcacgttttcacagtcatgtcatgcacctgttcacagttagtcacgcacctgttttcacttttcatgtcactatataggcttttctgtttctgttgttcgtcctggcgacatcacccattcatgccatgtccacagttccttgtcacgttagttcttgtttcatctcttgtcacgtaagtttttgtttgtttaatgttcatagttctccgccattgtgcgcgccttttgttttcctagtcaagttttttacctcctctgtgagcgccttttgtttgtaccttttgtttgagtttatagtaaaagattaaacatgtcctcaccttcacgccacgtatggtccaattcttttgcaccacgggagagcaaaccacgccatagacccagtcgtgacagatgtcgccagcataagagctctcccgcaagaaatttggacaattttgacgaggcaacgtgggaggtcctccgcgcgatggaggaagagacactccgccattcccccatggagcgcagggatctcatgtggggtccgaccggcaaactggtgccgatcagctccctttggcccggggacgttggcacgtcatccctgtcccggaagcggcgctccagaccgaggatgtcagggaaggtgagcggacagcacgctgcgctcctgcaggctcctccccctccgggcggaaaaggaaatcagccagcctggcagctcaaggagcactccacagacctggagattgttttcccaaattctttaccggttcaatcacagtcacccaattttcatgccccgccccccaggactcatgccacgcccaagtcagaaatttttttttcacccactaaagcccaggtgggggggaacgaaagaccttttggacaatttagaggggaggattc of Entelurus aequoreus isolate RoL-2023_Sb linkage group LG09, RoL_Eaeq_v1.1, whole genome shotgun sequence contains these proteins:
- the slc16a9b gene encoding monocarboxylate transporter 9b, with the translated sequence MADMTSKALDGGWGWAIVVASFLAQLLAYGSPQSVGVLYPEWLHAFQEGKGITAWVGSLVAGVGLIASPICSACVDNFGARPVTVFSGVMVAGGLMLSAFAPSVHFLIFSYGIVVGLGCGLVYAATLTITCQYFDKRRGLALGIVTTGTSVGAFIYATAQNELIVLYGLDGCLLIIGALALNLMACAGFMRPLNMPGYYLKQKAALERNTEEQLFEKPQLDELKIGNGSTTSAQEKSLMVKELLITIDGKDSAIQVEKRSSLLARLGIMKVIKKKKQAYSKYMHSMYEILQNQAMVAFCIAVFLFSLGAFPPVLFIEDVAQSQGLIEEVSVIPLVSIGAIATCVGKLVLGIMVDIRWINSIYLYAFTMFAGGAVLLLIPITKSYIGLQILCAVLGFFSGNWSITSYITTKIVGLDRLTQAHGIVMFFGGFGIMLGPPVVGWFFDWTQSYDMAFYFSGSSVLLGALVFSVLTLPCWKTKPSEKDRPDVQYTSNCNKVASVA